The Dreissena polymorpha isolate Duluth1 chromosome 9, UMN_Dpol_1.0, whole genome shotgun sequence genome contains the following window.
TTTAGTAATTAGCCCTAAAGTCCCTAAAGTCCAGGCTTCTCATGCTTCAGCGCCCTTCTTTTTTTGTCACATCGGTCCTTGATTTTGGTCGTCACCCAAAGCTTGTTATTCCTTCTCTCTCTCCCAAGCACTGTTTTGGCCGATGACTGTAGGAGATCCTTTGTTGCTAATGGTATCGATGTCATTATCTAAGATATTTAGGGCTGCAAACTTGCCACCGATCTGTGCCTGAAATGCCTCTGCTATCATTGGatctttcagtgttttttttcaagacatAAATAACGCGAAGGTTCTTTGTTTGACATTAGCAGCTATGTTGTAAGGAGCGGTAGTTGTTGAAAATGTTGCACACGTTTGAAAGTGattatgtttattaatgttttgttttaaataatattgatttaGATTAGAAATTGGAAATTGGAATGCGATTGTACGAATATGTATTTATCCATTTATGTGCAAGCACAATCACCTTAAATTTGGAAATATGAGACGCTTTTTAAGTTATGAAATGGTGTAGTTTTGAATCAACGACTCGCAACCCAGATAAAACTTTCGAAGTTGTATACGTTACTCGAGCATCGAAGCAGCGGTTTGCTTACTTTGAATGTAACACAAAATCATCCCAATTATATCAGTTATGACATCAAGTAGTTGCTTTCTAGACATTCAAATTGCAACACTACTTTATAGATTTTTTACCGACCTACTAGATATATTTTCACTTTACAAGCGGTAGCCAATACCAAGGAGGTGACGCTAGGAACaggaaaaaaaaatgagtaataccaaaataatacataacatacTGTCCATTCGAATACCGAGTTTAAAAATGGCAACCTTGCAAAACAGTTTTTAGTATAGAGTGCAAACGTCATTCTTTTAATAAAGACCGATGTTAAAGCATATTTCCATATATTTTTggtttactgttttttttttggggggggggggggggggtggaggtgGGGTTAGGAGCAGTTTTGCCGTATAATTACGTTAATATTCATGCACAAACCTAtaaattttatatatgtttttttcttcagattttctCATTTACCCTACCCACTTTTCCCGTCTTATATATCACGATTATGTTCACGTTTAATCATATATCATGTTTTCTTTAGTCTTTTTGCTGTTTATAAGTGTAGTTAGTATGATAGTTAAATCTTTTTAGGAGCATTTCGCCCTAAACTTAAGTTTATATTCACGAACAAAcctataaattgtatatatataatttaatgaaaTCTAAGTTGCTTTCCGGgtacaatttaaaatatgtcgttggcaaaataaaaaaatgtgtactgATTTAAATTTAATCATTTTCTACATTTATGAGAGTCTACATTGGCGGTCAGCTTGGATTTGGAACCAATTTGAATAAACAAACATTGtggaacaaaaaataatattttaccatAGACAATGTAGATTAACACCAGCATATTATTCAAATCAACCTTCAAATCTTCAAATCATGCAGCATGAGCCCCCTTTTTTCGTCTAGAGATCAATATGAGATTTGTAATGCCCTTTGTTGTTCAatgatttttgtaattttaacttgtattattattataattaagagAAATGTATTTCATGTTTGAAAACAACGTACATGCACTTAACAgtataaaaaaatctaaatacATAATCAAAACAAGTGAAAATGCTTGCAcatctcaaaatatatcaatagacatattaGGCTTTTTAAAATTTTTAATTGTCAAGTACCCCTCTCACTTTTCTCGTCTTATATCACAAGTATTAATCCTATTCACACgaactattatttatttatattccttAGTCCCATAGGTGTGTATAAATGTATTAAGATGATAAGTGTATCTAAACTGTTTTCAGGTGCACATAAAACATGTCATAaggaaaaaacacatttttgtggTACCTATTTTAACTGATATAGTAATTGTTCTCATAACCTGTTTAATATTTCACCAAAAACTAACTTGATGATGATAATAAGATGAATAtgttcttaattaaaaaaagctGACACAAATCAtggaaaaaatatgttatttgtgtCATTTGCCAAAAACGGTATTTCCCAGGTTTTTGGTCGGCCAtcctggcggccatctttgatTTAAATTCTCAATCATGCACCGTGGACCTCCGTTCCGACTAGAATAATATTTGTAGGtgaataatttacatttttcattaaaaggtaTCAGGGTCTTGATAGAGTATGTTTACAGACATAAGCGTTAAAGATCCTCATATAACAGTATTATGAGACCTTGTTCACACATCTGATGTTTTCCTGATGTCCATACCGTCGTCACTTCAATGCGGAAAAGGACACTAATAAACACGATACTTTTACGGAAAACGAAAACATTTTCTACATTTATGTTACACATTACAAGAATATTGAAACCACAGATATATCGTCAGAGAATATATTGCAATTACCTATTAAGACCCATTTATTCAAGTAACTGAACAACTTAATATATGATACATTACAATAAAAAGACCACAATGGTAATTGTGAATAAAAAGGATTTGCGGTTTAACCAAGtttacatgcatgccaaacagtAAAATcagaacaaataataaattaacagGGAAAACACACAATTTGAAATATGAAAATTACTCATCAGACACcatataaatgagccgcgcttAAGGAAAACGGACATTCTacacgtgcgttaagtgtcgtccaagatgagTGTGTGCGGTCCGCGCAGACTTATCATGAACTATaatttcagcttttattgtattctttattgaaACTATTTCTCCTCTTCGCGAGAATCCTGTTGATCAGCCTGTACGGACATCACACGCAAACACGTGCTTTTAACCACAATTTCCCGGAGCGAGACGCATATTATTTCTGTAAATGGGAAAGTACCATCAGTCTCATATTTAAAATTTGTGAATCTCGTATTAAAGAGACGTTTGTTGCGATAACAATGATTTGTTGTATCCGTCCAAACTCGGTGATTCCAGCTATAATCAAGCAATATGTttagttatataaataataattattatattgtattgtcCGGTAATTTGCCTCTAATAAAGGACTAGCGGTTTTTAAACAGTAAGATTTCTTAATAATGGTTAgagaattattttctttaaatgaaaacaaattcatGAAAGCAAATGCACATTTCACATTTAAAAGTATTGTACAAAATAAAACGATTCAAAATGAAATATTTCGacaaatatggacaaaacagtaTCGTGCTTTCCCTCCAGCAAGTTTTTGTTCTCGATAACAAGCTCTAAAAGGATATATATCTCTTTTTTGGACCACGAATAGCACTGCCTCGAATCGCTGCTGTCTTCGTCTTTCATTTTTTCGCGTGTATTTTCGCCGTCGAATGTTCATGGCGGAAGTGGTAATTttcctaaaaatagcgactaccacgaccgcagtcgactgaccacaccgtcgtgcgacgcggcaacttgctcctttaacgcgacgagtggtcagttggcgaccgacgagcgtcggtcgaccacacagtcaaccgactacagtcgggttttgtagtttttcattaaaccggacccagatGTAGGTGTATCGGATTACACGAGTCGTCAGTTCACATTACATATCACCAGTGTTAAAACGATAAAGCGTGCCGTATCTTGGATCAGGAGGAAGACTGTTTGATTTCCGATTTAAGATATACATTTGTTTCtcctttatctttttttaaaagtACGAATACGTTGGTTTTCAGACAGCTTTAGTTAAACTGAAACTTATGCAATTAAAGTCAATACTGAAAAATACTAGGATAAGTGAAAACGTCAATAAGGAAGTGAACGATTAACTGGAATAACAGTGAGATTTGTGCTGGTTCCGTTCGAAGTTTTTTATGAAATGCTAGCTCTTTATCAGAATTGCGATAGAACTAGTTGCGTTATAGACTTGATTCGAAGATCCGTTACATGTAAAAAGATCTCCTAAAGCATGGCGTGCAAGTTATTTGTATCGCATCGATGAAAAGAATGATCTTGTATTGAAAATCAATCACACCTAAGACGTGGGCGGAAGAGATAACAAATAGAACTGGTTGGATATTTAGTTTTCTATTATGTTGATGACGGGAATGGTGTCTTAAAACCTGCGAGTTGTTAATTGCTTCATTTGGAGTATTCATACAGTggacaaatactgtttatttacGTGCAGCGTGTCACAGAAATTAAGACACAGTGTATAATGTCGGTCTTGGCATTTGCAATGCGAAATTAAACAGCAATGTGGGATAATTACATCGATCTATACAATTGGCAACAGTTGAAGCTTAATTCTTGACTGCAGTATGTTTGCTATAAGGCGTTTGTATAGATTTCAGGCACATATTGAGAGCGTTAATGCATGTGCGGGATAAGGCAGTGGCAATTGTGTTACCAATAATTTATTAATGACTGCTCGATATTTATCATAACAAATATTGGATATTATTATTCATAATATTTAGCCAAACGATTAATACGGACAAATTACGTGTAGTGTAAGGCTTCTCCTATTGGAGTCATTAATGCGTATATCAAATTATCTGTGGTCGATTTGCCGCTTTTGTGTGGAAATCTATTATGCAAATGTGTGTTTGTATCGTTACGTGCTTCACATCTGtaataaacatgcatatttaCGATTCTTTTGAGAACTGGAAATTTTAATTTTCGAACATACGAACCTGTTTCATTGAGCTGTATTCAGTTATTGATATTCgtagtaataatttattacactcGTTGGATTTAAACCTGTTTGTAAGAGACTATGGCCGAGCTACTCCGTAATTCACATAACAGGCGCCAATCGGAGTATTTAGGTAGCGCATGCTTGGATATTGGAAACACGCACTCAGAGCTGTCTGACGGTACGGATATAGCAGCAGACTTTAATAGTTCTCACGTCCATTTGCAGTCACAACATCGAGTTCGCTCGTACTCGTTTCAAGTAAATCGCAAGAAATTGAACGACATTGGGAGGGAACGATGGAATAGCAACAGAACGCGAAGAAAAAGTGTTGGTTCGTCCGATAGTCCGGACGTATTTGAACAATTTCTTAGTGTTCCGTGCAATCCGGCATTTCTTGAGGAAAGTAATTTTAAGAGTAAAGAAATGGATGGGAGCGGAAGTAGTAATAGTGATGATGGAAATTATGAGGAAAATCGGCGCGTTAGAAGGGCGCGTTCCTTTCGTGAGCGACCTGAAAGGGCCAGTGGCGAGCTCCGAAGGGTGCGGTCATTTAAAACGACATCGAAAGGATTAGTTAATCGCGGTGATTCGTTTAAAACGCGCAAAGGTGCAACGGAGTTTGTGGCGGCTTCAAGTCAACCAGGAGTGACCGTAGATAGCGTCGATGGCGATAATACATATCTATTACCACCTGTGGTTATGACAAAAACCGAGGAGCAACTACCGAAGTACTATCGCGTTCTGTTGTTAGGAGCAGAAGGAGTTGGCAAATCGTCCATAATCAATCAGTTTATGACATCTGAGTTTTTGGGAGGCGGAAACTTCAatatttgtaagtttgttttaaagatTGAGCAATAGTTTTTGCCATAAAGGTATGTTGTTACTTTTATTTCTATTTGTTTGAACATGACggtatttactttttatttgataaataattggGCCTGTACATGATcggttttaattgtttattacaCTTTGTAAGTGGCACATTTATACAATTTCCGTTGACACGTACTCTATGTTGCTTTAAGTaaaaaatgtaaccattttcatgATAACAAATTGATTGGTTTGCTGTTGTGAACGGGTGGTGGTATGGATGTATGATGATTATTGATATGTGAGTGCTCAAAAGGCAGATTTGAAAA
Protein-coding sequences here:
- the LOC127846646 gene encoding uncharacterized protein LOC127846646 produces the protein MAELLRNSHNRRQSEYLGSACLDIGNTHSELSDGTDIAADFNSSHVHLQSQHRVRSYSFQVNRKKLNDIGRERWNSNRTRRKSVGSSDSPDVFEQFLSVPCNPAFLEESNFKSKEMDGSGSSNSDDGNYEENRRVRRARSFRERPERASGELRRVRSFKTTSKGLVNRGDSFKTRKGATEFVAASSQPGVTVDSVDGDNTYLLPPVVMTKTEEQLPKYYRVLLLGAEGVGKSSIINQFMTSEFLGGGNFNISQSEDDRTVTLQVDGEETTLEFVQSEDFQENVENLSLDAFVVVFSTTDRIGFDQAVEVLKQLREEVGAHKAIILVGNKADLARKRKIPADEGRSAADGYDCKYIETSAALNHRVDELLVGIHKQIMLKCHSINSNALETPPTKQKHRTSSFKRTKRFLEKIFLGNSDKDNTTENLYVE